The DNA region CAGCACCGCGCCGATGGCGGGCGTATTGGCGATGGCATTGCCGCTGACCACCGGAAAACCGAGCAGCGTTCCCATGATGCAGAACGCGGTAAAGATGACATAACAGGCCAGACGGTGCGGCCAGCGAATGGTGGCACGCGTCAGGGGAATGAACAGCCGGGTCCGGCTCAGGGCGTAGGCGACGGCCAGGTAGACGCACATCTGTTGAAGCAACATCACCGACAGCGTGATGACCGAGTGCAAATCCATCCTGACCCCTTTTCCTGTTTCGTTCGCCGTCGCCCTTCGCCGGCTGGTGTTCCTTTAATGGTGCGGTGCGCTTACGGCGCCCAGCAGACGCATTCTGCCTCATTGTCTGCCGAGCAGTTGTGCACCGGTGCCGCCAGCTTCAGCGCCAGACCGCCACACGACGTTTCCCGATACTTGGCGCTCATGTCCTTGCCGACTTCCAGCATGACTTCGATGACCTTGTCGAGGGGAACGATCGGCGCACTGGTACGGGCCAGCGCCATGCGTGCTGCATTGATGGCCTTGACCGCGCCCATGGCATTGCGCTCGATGCAGGGAATCTGAACCTGGCCGCCGACCGGGTCGCAGGTCAGGCCCAAATTATGCTCCATGGCAATTTCAGCAGCAATGCATACCTGCTCAGGCGAGCCGCCCAGCAGCTCGGCCAGACCGGCCGCGGCCATCGAGCAAGCCACACCAATTTCCCCCTGGCAGCCCACTTCGGCGCCGGAGATCGAGGCATTGGTCTTGAACAGGGTGCCAATGGCGGCGGAAGACAGGAAGAAACGAATGCAACGCTCTTCATCCAGCGGGCTGATGAACTGATTGTAGTAAGCCAGTACCGCCGGCACGATGCCGCAGGCCCCGTTGGTCGGCGCGGTCACCACACGGCCACCGGCGGCATTCTCTTCCGCCACCGCCAGGGCAAACATATTGACCCAGTCGACAATGCTCATCGGATCGCGCGACAGCGATTCGGCCGCCGTCAGACGACGATGCAGCGCCGAGGCGCGACGCGGTACGCGGAACGGGCCCGGCAGCACGCCTTCGGCCTTCATCCCGCGCGCCATGCACTGCTGCATGGTTTGCCAGATATGGTCGAAGTAGGACTGAATTTCTTCCTGAGTGTGCAGGTGCAACTCGTTTTCCATCACCAGACCGGACAGCGACAGCCCGGTGCTCTGGCAATGCGCCAGCAGCTCGGCGGCCGTGCGGTAAGGGTAGGGGCCGACCGGCGCGCCATCTTCTTCTGCCGCGCTGTCGCCATCTTCGATGACGAAGCCGCCACCGATGGAGTAATAGTTCTTGTCCAGCAGCAGTTGCTCGCCGCCAAACGCCTTGATGGTCAGACCGTTCTCGTGCCGCGGCAGGTTGGAGCGGTGGAAGGTCATGGCCTTGTTGGAGAACTCGACAACCGGACCATCATGCCCCAGGCGGATGCGTTCGGTCTTGCGAACCTGCTGAATCAGTACCGGGATGGCGGTGACATCGACGGTGTCGGGCAGTTCGCCCATCAGGCCGAGCAACAGCGCCACGTCGGTCTTGTGACCCAGCCCGGTCAGTGCCAGCGAGCCGAACACGTCGATCTGCAGGGAGGTGGCCCTGGAGAGCAGGCCGCGTGCGCGCAGATCATCGACAAAGCGGCGAGCGGCATTCATCGGACCAAGCGTATGCGAGCTGGAAGGACCGATCCCGACTTTATACAGATGGAACATGCTGATCATGATGTGATTTCCTTATGCGTTTCGCGCGCCAGCCGGATCCCCGGCCCCGACGGGACGGGTGCGGGGGCCGGATGACGCGCGAATGGGAGGCTTAGAGACCGAGCAGCTTGTAGAGGATGGCCGACATGGCGATCGCACCGATGAATACCACCAGGACGTTACCCGGCTGGTTGGC from Paludibacterium sp. B53371 includes:
- a CDS encoding L-serine ammonia-lyase, whose protein sequence is MISMFHLYKVGIGPSSSHTLGPMNAARRFVDDLRARGLLSRATSLQIDVFGSLALTGLGHKTDVALLLGLMGELPDTVDVTAIPVLIQQVRKTERIRLGHDGPVVEFSNKAMTFHRSNLPRHENGLTIKAFGGEQLLLDKNYYSIGGGFVIEDGDSAAEEDGAPVGPYPYRTAAELLAHCQSTGLSLSGLVMENELHLHTQEEIQSYFDHIWQTMQQCMARGMKAEGVLPGPFRVPRRASALHRRLTAAESLSRDPMSIVDWVNMFALAVAEENAAGGRVVTAPTNGACGIVPAVLAYYNQFISPLDEERCIRFFLSSAAIGTLFKTNASISGAEVGCQGEIGVACSMAAAGLAELLGGSPEQVCIAAEIAMEHNLGLTCDPVGGQVQIPCIERNAMGAVKAINAARMALARTSAPIVPLDKVIEVMLEVGKDMSAKYRETSCGGLALKLAAPVHNCSADNEAECVCWAP